In Ignavibacteria bacterium, the sequence TATGGCGCTCGGCTGATAGTACAATAGATTTTTCAGGCATCAACGCTAACAATTCCGCATTTATTATTTTTCATGCTGGAGTTGGTAGAGATGTTGATCTTGCTTCCCAGGGATTGTTCGTTGGTGAGCTTGATCTCCCTTCAATATATATGGGGCTTGGTACATTAAGGTCTATCTATGGAGATACGACACAGGGTTACTACACTAATGAAGGTACGATAATTTCCAATTCATGTATGCTCCCTGAGCAGGAGTTCCGTATAATTAATACATCCTTCGGCGATGTATTCTTAGAACTTGGCATGAACGGTATTGTTGTCGCAACCATCGGCAGCCATTTGGGTCTCCCTGACCTGTTTGATACAGAAACAGGCAGAACTGCAATTGGCAGATTTGGACTAATGGATGGACAGGCAATTTTCAGTTATCTCGGCGTTTTTCCACCGGAACCATCGGCATGGGAAAAACAATACCTGGGCTGGGTTGATCCAATCGTCTTGGGAACCGGCGGCACATATACAACCAAAGCAGCTACACTTGATGTTAACGGGAATGAATCGGTATATAAGATACTTATTTCCGGTAAAGAATATTTCCTGGTTGAAAACCGTAACCGTGATGCGTATGGAAATGGACAAACTATTTACTACGTAAATCAAAATGGTGTCCGGGATTCTATGAATTTTACAAAAGATATTGATGGCTTTAACAGTTCAGATATTTGGAGGCTTAAAGGAAGCATTACTGATGTTGATGAACTTGACTGGAGCGTTCCCGGTCTAAAAAATGACACTGCAAATTACCAGGGCGGTATACTTGTATGGCACATTGATGAAAATGTAATAGATGCCAATATTACAAGTAATACAATAAATACAAATATTGATCACCGCGGTGTTGATGTTGAAGAAGCAAAAGGCTCCCAGGATATCGGGGTTGTTGTACCAACTCCAATAGGTGATATAATCAGTGACGGCTTCTTTGTTGATTTCTGGTATAACGGCGAGCATTACAGGCCATCAAATATTTACAGGAATGAGTTTAACCAGACAACTTTCCCAAATTCTAAAAGTTATTCCAATATTAATTCCAGGGTTTGTTTATCAGGCTTCAGCCAGATAGGCTCAACAATGACCTTTACATATCAGGTTTGCGGCAATGTTGCTAATATCACGGGCTTCCCGCGATATGTAGGTGTTGATACTTCAGGTAACTCTCAACCAATTGGATTTGATTATAACGGTAACAGTTATGATGAGTTATTTGTGAATATAAACGATACCCTTTTTGGATTCCGTGATAACGGAAATCCGATCAGAGTTGATATGCCTAACGGCTTTTTGAAAGATAGTGCTTCAGGGTTTGCAGTTGGCTTCCTTAATTACAATATTGGCGGAAATAATAAATTCGTGACAGGTGTATCAGGCAGCAGGCTGAATCTTATAAGCTTTGTGATTGATTCTGCAACATCTGCACCGTTGGTGCAGAGTTTTGATGCCGGTGCGGTTTTAACAACACCGAATTTGACATTAAGCTCGCCTAGCCAGCCTAACCCGTTAAACAAAATTTACATTGGTTCTCAAAACGGGAAAGTAGCTAAGTTCTCTATTGACAGCTTAACTTATAGTTTCGATTCTGTTTCAAATTTAAAAATTAATTCACTTGCATACAGTCTTAACGGTGCATTGCCGGGAAGTTACACTTTTATAGATAACAGCAGGAAGTTTCTTTCAACAGGTTATATATATTTCGGGCAGATCATTGATGCTTATACAACTAAAGTTACTGTAACAAGTGATAATAAGATCACCAGGGAAGCTGTTGAAGGCGGTGATACAGTACTATCGAACAATCTTGGAATAACGACAGTAAACTCAACCCCTACCATTTGCGATATCAATGGTGACGGGCAGCAGGAAATTATTCTTACTGCAGATAATAAAATATATGTCATCAATAAATTCGGCGTTGTACTTGATAACTTTCCGTATAGTATTCCCAACGTAAGCTCTATCACCAGCGGTGTTGCAGTTGCTGATCTTAACGGCGATAATATCGCCGAAGTGATCTTCGGAACAGGCGATGGAAGGGTTTACGCTTACAGCATAAACGGTAAAGTACTTGACGGATTTCCCATAACAACAGGCGGAAGGATCCGCTCAACCCCGGCTATTATTAATTCTGACGGGAACTTTGGGATTCTGGTATATTCAGAAGACGGATATCTTTATGGCTACAAAACTCCCTGGGCTTATAATGATACAAAAGTATTGTGGAAGAACTTCCTGAGAAACTCATCACATACCAATGATGGTTCAGGCAGTATCTCATCAGTTACTTCTAACTTACCGTGTCTGCCTTCTGATAAAGTATATAACTGGCCAAACCCGGCATACGGAAAAACGACAAATATTCGTTATTATTTAGGCGGCGATGTTTCAGCCGTTAATATCAAGATAATGGATCTTGCCGGAGAGCTAGTTACAACACTTGCCGGCACTACCAATAAAGGTCTTGATAATGAAGTGCCCTGGGATATATCCACGGTCCAGAGCGGAATATATATTGCAGTGCTGGAACTCAGCGGCGGCTGCAGTGAAACTGCTTCGATTAAAATTGCTGTAGTAAAATAATTTGAATAAATTTTAAATTAAATGTTAGTCCCGTAACAAATTTATTTTTTTGCGGGACTTTTTTTATGGATTTAATCGTAAATATAATTCTTGGCGTTTACCTGCTGGTGCATTTTATTTTGCTGATCGGGCTGCTTGTAAATTCACGCAAGGCTTCACGATCTTCATTTGAGCCAAAGGTTTCAATTATTATCTGCGCTAAAGACGAAGAAGCAAGCATAGAAGAATGTATAAAATCACTGCTGCGGCTGAATTACCCTGCCGGAAAGACCGAAGCTATACTTGTTAATGACCGTTCAACAGACAGAACGAAAGAAATTATGCTTTCCTATACTGCAAATAACCCTTCACTTAAGTATCTTGAAATCACTGAAGAACATACCCATACCAAGCTTAAAGGCAAAACCAATGCTCTGGCACAGGCTTTAAAATCCGCCACCGGTGAAGTAATTTTTACAACGGATGCCGATATTGAAATAAATCCAAACTGGTTAAGAAGAATGCTGGATTATTATGACGATAAAACCGGTGTTGCTGCCGGTTATTCTGTAATAGAGCCCAAAGGCATTTTTTCTTCGCTGCAGTCAGCTGACTGGCTTTACCTGCTCTCGGTAGCTTCCGGGGGTGATGGAGCCGGGATTCCTATCAGCTGTGTAGGTAACAATATGTCTTACCGCAGGGAAGCATACGATGAAATAGGCGGATATGAAAAAATCAGATTTTCTATTACTGAAGATTTCCTGCTGCTGCAGAAAATTCACAAGGATTCATCTTATAAAAGAACTGTTTTCCCGGTTGATGATGAAACTAAAAATGTGACACTGCCATGCGGTGATTTAACGACATTATTCAGGCAGAAAAAACGCTGGGCACTCGGCGGCATGGGTGAATTCAACTTGGGAATAGTTATCGGGGTGCTTTCATGGCTGTGCGGTGCTGTGATTTTAGGCGGCTGGGCATTTCTGCCGCTTAGCAGCTGGCTGTTTTTCATAGGGGTGAAGTTAATTTTTGATAGTATTTTTCTTTTCCCGGCAATTAAGGAATTCAGGATGTTTAAGGTTTATATCTTTATGCCGCTGTTTGAATTTTATTTTGCTGTTTATGTAATTATCACTTCTTTGCTGGTTGTTATGGGCAGAAAAGTGGTATGGAAAAACCAAAAGATCTGAACTTATTCGTAATACGAATTTATCTCATCACCAAGAAATTTGATAGTCCACCCTATAACCCCGATATCATCAAGGTAACCAAGCAGCGGAGCAAAATCAGGCATCGCGTCAACCGGCGTTATAAAATACAGCAGCGCAGCAACCACCACAGATTTTCTGTACCACTTTACATCATGGTCAAGCATATATCTTTTTAAAGCCTTAAGATGGCTTAAGATCTTAAAGATACTTTTTTTGCTGGAAGCGATCTTTTTCTCAACACTCTGGTTTAATTCGCCGGCTTCCTTTTCTGAAAGCGGCCTCTCAGGGTAATAATCTTTCAGAAGAGCAATTTCTTCCGTTTCTGATATTTCATATTTATTTTTCATCTTATAAAAAGATCAACTAAGTTAAGATATGGCCTTGCCACAAATGTTATTATTGATATAAATACCTGGGAGAATCCCGGTACAAAATTAAACAAAGCCAGTATTATGAAAATTCCCATAAAGCCGATACTGCGGTAGCGCATTGCCAGCTCATCGGGAAGGATGTTAGCCAGTACGTGAGAACCGTCAAGCGGCGGAATAGGTATCATGTTAAATACAGCAAGCGAAACATTCAGTATTATACCCGCATAAAACATCTTCAGCATGTAATTCAAAAATTCAAAGAAGAAGGAACCCTCAGCAGGATTAGCTGCCGAAATTATATAATAAAGAGCCACTGTAAAAACCACACATAAAAAAGCTATCAGCAGGTTGCTTATCGGTCCCGCAATTGTTACCAGTGTATCATCCCGTTTGAAATTCCTGAAATTCCTGGGATCGATGGGTACGGGCTTTGCCCATGCTATAAAAACCCTTCCGGTTGCTAATATTGAAAATAAGGGAATAATTATCGAACCGAAAAGATCTATATGCGGTATCGGATTCAGCGTTATTCTGCCAAGATCTTTTGCGGTGGTATCACCGCATTTAAGCGCTACCCATGCGTGAGCCATTTCATGTATTACTACAGAAAAGATCAGTATGGGGATTATATATATATTTTCGGCATATGACTTCAGGTCCATTTAAATTATCTCTGTCTAAAATCTGATTATAGGTATCTTTGTTTTTGTAGTAACCGAAACAAACGAGTTATCTTTCATGTAATTATACTTCACTGAAAAATCCAGTATGAACAGGGTAAAGCCAACGCCTGCGCCAACACTTACCTTTGATTCATTAAGCGCCAGCCCTTCGAATGAACGGTTTTCATCAAAATCCCTTTTTATATTATTGCTCTTTACATCAACTGTTAAGAACGGCATTGTAAATGAAGACCTGAATAATTTTGATAAAGAGTAATCAATATTAAGGCCGAATGAAAGAATTTTTGTTCTGTAACTGCTTAAAATATTAACTGCGCGGAATTCATCCGGGGAATTGTATGAATAGTAGTTTACTTCACCGCCTATTACAAACGGGAAGATACCCGTTGATGAAAATTCCATTCTGCCTAAAATACCGAATGTTGGATTAGCAGTTTCAGAGAATTTTGAAACCGGTATCGCAATTCCGCCGCCAAAACCTATGAACAATGCGCTGATGGATCTTTTTGTAATTAAGTTCTTGTTCAGCGAATCAGCAAATGAAACTGAATTACTCTTTTTATAAGATGCTGTACCAAGCATGCTGTTAATAGCAGATCTTTCCTTTAAAAGGCTTTGAGAGTTAATTCCGGCTGTTATTACTATCAGTAAAACAGGTAAGATGAGTTTAAGATATTGGGTTTTCAATATAAACTATTGTTTAATAATATATTTGGAAAATAATTTATATATATTGTCTGCATCAGATTTCCTTATGCTTTTCTTTTTTAACGCCAGTTTGACCGTTTCAATTCCCATTAAAATATAATATGTTAACAGGTCTTTATCGCTTTTTTTCAGCGCATCAAGATGAGCTTTTATTGTGGATAGATCATTGCGCTCTATAGGTCCGGTCAACGCTGCAGCAGGTCCTGATGCAGCAACATTTTTTAATGTTTGTAATGCCAGAGGCATATATATGTTGAAAAAAGTGCGATTATTAAACCCATTTATTTGTATCTTTTTAAGCCCGGTCTGCTCTATTTTGCTGTTTAGAACCGTTAAAAAGTTAGAGGACATAACGCAGCATATATGATGATACACTTTGTTCTTTTTTTCTATTTTAAATGGAATTGCACCGAGTGATTTTGCCAAACCATTCATTTTCTGAACTGCTTTGCTGCTGCCTTCGGCGGCAATGTATATACCATTAAAGCTGCCTGCTTTTG encodes:
- a CDS encoding DUF2520 domain-containing protein, coding for MTTKKRADNILIIGFGKLGSHLYHELKHTGKFGNIAAIKSRSIKDEMFKKLAEKSTLILICVQDSKIEQVVQKLLRAKADLKNKFIYHTSGALTSDALSALAAKGAVTGSFHPVQSFASKVSAKAGSFNGIYIAAEGSSKAVQKMNGLAKSLGAIPFKIEKKNKVYHHICCVMSSNFLTVLNSKIEQTGLKKIQINGFNNRTFFNIYMPLALQTLKNVAASGPAAALTGPIERNDLSTIKAHLDALKKSDKDLLTYYILMGIETVKLALKKKSIRKSDADNIYKLFSKYIIKQ
- a CDS encoding glycosyltransferase; its protein translation is MDLIVNIILGVYLLVHFILLIGLLVNSRKASRSSFEPKVSIIICAKDEEASIEECIKSLLRLNYPAGKTEAILVNDRSTDRTKEIMLSYTANNPSLKYLEITEEHTHTKLKGKTNALAQALKSATGEVIFTTDADIEINPNWLRRMLDYYDDKTGVAAGYSVIEPKGIFSSLQSADWLYLLSVASGGDGAGIPISCVGNNMSYRREAYDEIGGYEKIRFSITEDFLLLQKIHKDSSYKRTVFPVDDETKNVTLPCGDLTTLFRQKKRWALGGMGEFNLGIVIGVLSWLCGAVILGGWAFLPLSSWLFFIGVKLIFDSIFLFPAIKEFRMFKVYIFMPLFEFYFAVYVIITSLLVVMGRKVVWKNQKI
- a CDS encoding site-2 protease family protein; its protein translation is MDLKSYAENIYIIPILIFSVVIHEMAHAWVALKCGDTTAKDLGRITLNPIPHIDLFGSIIIPLFSILATGRVFIAWAKPVPIDPRNFRNFKRDDTLVTIAGPISNLLIAFLCVVFTVALYYIISAANPAEGSFFFEFLNYMLKMFYAGIILNVSLAVFNMIPIPPLDGSHVLANILPDELAMRYRSIGFMGIFIILALFNFVPGFSQVFISIITFVARPYLNLVDLFIR
- a CDS encoding DUF1232 domain-containing protein, yielding MKNKYEISETEEIALLKDYYPERPLSEKEAGELNQSVEKKIASSKKSIFKILSHLKALKRYMLDHDVKWYRKSVVVAALLYFITPVDAMPDFAPLLGYLDDIGVIGWTIKFLGDEINSYYE